In the Chloroflexota bacterium genome, GAATGATGCGGCAAAACCTGAGGAGGTCCGGCAAGGCATCTTCCACGGCGCGGTTGATGTGTTGCGCGCCCTGTGCCCCGCCGGTCACATACAAAGTCGGCAATGTGTCACCACTCGAGAACCCCGCAATAGACATCGCCGTCGCCGGACTGCCATTGAAGATGACGTGGCGCACCGGATTGCCGGTTACAAAGGTCTGGGCTTGCAAGCGCGCCGGCAGGTAGTCCCGCGCAGATTCGTAGGTCAGAGCGATGCGTCTCGCGAAGCGAGAGGCGATGCGGTTTGCCAGGCCCATCTGCACCGTTTGTTCATGGGTGATCACGGGAACACGCAGCAGCCAGGCTGCGACTACGGGCGGCACGCACACGAATCCCCCGGTGCTTAGGACAACGTGAGGTCGGAATCGTATCACGAGAAGCAACGCCTGCAGCACGCCCCAAGGCAGCCGCAGGGCGTCGAGAAGGTTGCTCCAAGAGAAGTGCCCCAGCACGTGACTTGAGCGGCGGAGTTTGCCGGTCGCAATGGCGGTGAAGGGAATGCCGGCCGCCTTGGCCATTTCGCGTTCCACTCCGCCGTGGCTCCCCACGTAGAGGAATGTGGGCGCCCATGTGCCCTCCCGTTCGGCAAGCGCCTTGATTTCTTCTATCGTAGCGAGTGCAGGCGTAACATGACCGCCGGAACCGCCGCCGGAAACGAGGACTCGCACGGTGCGCTGGCTCTCTGTCATTGGCGTTGGGGCACTCTCTCCTAGTCGGGCACACCCCCGACGAATGATGCAGTAGGCAATCACTCTTCGCCAATGTACGCCCAGCAGGCAATTGAGAGCAAAGAGTCATTATTGTAAGAGTCAGTTAATTCGTTGACAGAATTCGCTTTCCCGTAGAAAGCGCTACAAGGCCTTGTCATTCCGAGCGTAGCGAGGAATCTAGGGTCCCTGCTCAACAAACTTTCACGGCCTCAGCACTCTAGATTCCTCACTCCGCTGCGCTCCGTTCGGAATGACATGCATGCAGGCAACCACAGAGTTCTGCTCCCATGTTTCTTTTTCCAAATCTGTCAACGATTTACCTGACATCTACAATTGTGGTAGACATCGGCGCTACACTCTTCGCGTATTCTCTCACACGATTGATCGCAGCGCCGTTGCCAGCCGCTCAAAATCCCCCTCGGTGTTGAAGTACGCAGCGGAGGCTCGCACGCCCGGCGGAGTCGTGGTGTGGC is a window encoding:
- a CDS encoding UDP-N-acetylglucosamine--N-acetylmuramyl-(pentapeptide) pyrophosphoryl-undecaprenol N-acetylglucosamine transferase, encoding MTESQRTVRVLVSGGGSGGHVTPALATIEEIKALAEREGTWAPTFLYVGSHGGVEREMAKAAGIPFTAIATGKLRRSSHVLGHFSWSNLLDALRLPWGVLQALLLVIRFRPHVVLSTGGFVCVPPVVAAWLLRVPVITHEQTVQMGLANRIASRFARRIALTYESARDYLPARLQAQTFVTGNPVRHVIFNGSPATAMSIAGFSSGDTLPTLYVTGGAQGAQHINRAVEDALPDLLRFCRIIHQCGRQATGPTREVERLQRARAALPDHLHARYHVVDFVEEEIGHLYALADAVVSRSGAGTIAELFALGKPAILIPLVPTGGDEQRRNAQHAARAGAAVIIEQEELTGVTLCKRARELLADPVRQKAMACAAKGLARTDAALLLAESVMALANRPG